Part of the Falco cherrug isolate bFalChe1 chromosome 6, bFalChe1.pri, whole genome shotgun sequence genome is shown below.
CAGCCATGCTTTGTTCTGTGTGGCTACACAATTTGTCTGCCTGTTATTCAGATGGGGCATGTTTGTAATGAAATAAGCTGCTCTAAAGTAATTTTGGCACAAATTAAGTGTTTGTGATACACATATAAaagatctattaaaaaaaaagaatgacatCAGAAGGGTAGGAAAAATCAAATTGTTTTCCATATGGGCAGACAAGCCTATACACATACCTTCCATGTACAATGGCCATCACATCCCCACAACTGTTAATAGACGGGAACTAATTAGACAGAGATACAGCAGTGTGTGCCAACAGTTTGGTGGTGCACTATCAATACACCACCCATTACTGTATCTTTTGCTCCTGGGAAATTCAAAGCATTATGCCTGTGTACAGCTGTGCCCTATTTATAATCTAAGCTTCTGGCCTGGGTAATCACCATCCattaaaatcccattttcttcaCAAGTTGCACATTTTTCCAGATCGAACCCCATGTCTTAATCTGCAACAGACTGAGCTCAGAAATACATCTGCATACAGCGCTAGAAGTGAAGGCAAGGCTGAACTGAATTGCATAGGTCCCCTAAACCTCTGAGATACTTAACAGACAGGTATGTTTAGATACACATTTAACAGatgtactgaaaaataaatgccctTTGTCCCAGGAATCCTGCTGGGACTAtcagcagaggtgctgcagctaCTAAGGAGCCTCGGAAGAAATTCTCAGAATGCAGTGCAGGATGACAGTATTTCTGCAAGAATGTGAATCAACCCATGGGATTTAGTAGGGAAATGACAGATGTCACAGGactgctaattaaaaaaaataatcagttatAGCAGTGAGTAAATGATCAGTGGCAAatgcacagggctgcagagtAATTGAGATTCCTGTAAGTTTCAGCCCTAAACAAGTCTACAGACTGGTGTCTCTACAGGAGTGTGGAAATGGTCCCAGGAGGACTTGAAAGGTCATCTACAGCATCGCTCATCGCAAAAGCAGGGCAGCTCTCCTTTTGCCCTTCTGGACACATCTCTGTCTAACCAAAAGTGAATTTTGTACCTTGGGCTTCTGTCAGAGCCAAGCTGAGACCCCCTTTCTGTTTCATACAACAACCCAGGGTCAGTACTGCACGGGCCAGGTCTGATGTGGTTAAGCAAAGAATGGTTTTCAGGGTGAATTCAGCAGCGGATGTAGCTGTAAAGTGCATCTGCAAAGAGCTGTGCTATGACACAGCCTTGTCCCCTGCACATGTGAAATGGAGCATCCAGATGGGGACAGTAGAGAGACCACAGTTTTACAGGTGTGCTTTCCACCTAAATCCACCACTGAAATATTCCCAACCCTTTGACTTCCCAGCTTCAGCTCCTCTTTTTCACTAGATCAAAAAACAAGTACCCAGAATACCAGGTTTTAATTTGCCTTTGTCAATGAACCAGTAGAACTAATATCATGCATTTAACATCAAACATTGAACTTTGGTAATGGCCTGATAGAATGAGTACTGTTGTCCCTATGTTCCCGACgtgcccaggctgggggggagTCAGCATCAGACCCTGAAGAACAAAAGTAGATTTTTCCTGGACTTTTTCATCTCTTCAGTTGAATTAAACTTTATTACTTGGACACATAATTCTTACTAAGACATATTTTAAGCAAGACATTCTATTACATAGTCGTACATTACTAAATTGTTACATAACACCACTTCTATAGAAGTCCAGCGCTTAGAACCTCAAGAACTAGTTGGCCCTGGCAAAGTGTGTGTCTACATCTGCTTGCAGACAGTAAACTGTTGCCAttagtttttcaaaaaatatacaaaaacatttctctgcATCTTGGCTATTCCACTCCCCCATCTTTTTAACTGTTCTTAGTGTAATTTGATCTGGTGGCGTGTCTTAAAACTGCACAGCCTAAGGTCTCTGAGCAAAGGACAGACTGTACTCACTGCCCTTTAATGGTAAGGAGAAGCTGCCTAcactgcagcccctctgcacaTCCCACCTCATGCTGGTGATGCTAGATGGAACCTTTACCTGGCGAGTGTCTCATCTTTTCCATCCATAACAGATACAAGAGCTtactggtgggttttttttttctttaaggaaaaaaaccctagctCCTctaaaaggaaagaggaagacagaaatTTCGTAGTGTCTCAGTCCTGCCCCATGATGCTTCTTCCTGCCTGTGAATTTCCACCTGCCCCTCCTGCATATATAAGGCAGCACACGTGGGGTAGAACTGTTTAGTCGCCTGCCTCCGTCCAAAGGATTAGTAGCTGTGGGGAGTGatgctctttctcctttcctctgcagttCACCGGAGGTGAAGGAGCTCTGGCTGGACTCACTCCTTCGGTAAGTACTGTCTGGGGTAAAATCTGTGGCATCGCGGTGAAGTCAGTGGAGTGCTCCAGatgcagctgcacagaaatgtACAAAAATATAGACAGGGGAGAGGTGCGCCCACTGCTAAGCGTAGCCTGTGGGTAGAGCTGACTGACTCGCTTAGCCTTGTGCCTGCAGATTAACAACCATACATAGCTGTCACCACATGCTCATTTTTTGCATGgattaaaaatggaaagctgcttttttttctgttttaatcaaGAGGCAGATAGGGCAGCGGGGCTGAATGCCTTCCAGAGAAGGGCTTTATGACTCGTGTGGGGTATCTTGCTTATTCGGGATCATACTTAAATGCTAGACTGGCTTGCAGGGGAGAAAGACAAGAAAGGTGAAGTTTTACAAAGCTTTTTGTCCCTTCCCTGTTCAATATACAGGCAAACAAAAGGACCGAAGGAAACCAGAGTATCCAGAGCTCCCCCAATCAAACTCCTAATGAAAGTGTTGAGCAGCTGTAATACTGTGAGTGTCTTTATTGTTTCGGTTCTGTCAACagagtgatttttaaaagctctgatTTCTAAATCACAGCATTCAATTACTCACATAcagtgtctttgttttcttgcctAGTCAAAGACACTAAATGCTGGGAACATGGAAAGTCTGATTGAGCACCAGTCAGAGGTAAGCAGCCGCTGCACTCCCCCGCTCCCCTGCTCCTTCTTGGGTATCGATGGGGGATATCTTAGCAAAGCGGGGGTGgcccctgctgctggctgcctaCCTTTActcacaggcaggcagagcccttCAAAGGCAACTCTGTGGAGCACTGTGCAGGAGCTGGACATTGCTGTGAGCAGCCAGTGCATTCCCTGGGTTCCCAGGGAGCTTTGCTTAAGAATGTGGCAGGCTCTGAAGCCATCAAGGCTTCCTGGAGGAGTTTGGGAGGAAACCTTCAGTGCCAGGGGAGGGCACAGAAGAGGAGGCTGTCTTTGGCTGTGGTTTCTCTGGATCAAAACAGCAGCCTGAAAGAGCACGGGGTTGTGACTTGCTGGGCAGGTCTGGGGTGGCTGGCTGCAGGGTTTACCACAAACCCCTCTATTGGGCACTGAGGCAGTGTCACTCCTGGACCAAGGCACCTCTTCCGCAGGTGTTGGGCTTGCTGTGGTTATTCCCCAGAGCCTCCCACAGATTtctgaggagctgcagcatcctgctggTGGGTGGCccttgctgctggtggcagctcTGTAACCCTAACACGCTTCTTGCAGGCTGAGGCCAAGAAATGCCCCACACTGGTCCCAGCAGATACTGAAGACGGACTTTACCACTCAGCTggtaagttttaaaaacaaactgagGAACTCTCTTCTTACATAACGCTTGCAAGCCGGCGCTTCtgcaaaaccacccaaaactgCCCACTTCACCTTCCTGAGAGCAATCCACAGCCCTGAGCCCCATCCAGGAGATGGCTTAAGCCCCAGCGTGCCACTCGTGCAAATTACTTCTTTCCCTCACGCTCAGTGGCAGGTGTGACAGTGCTGTGTGACAGAGGTCTTGTATCCTTGGTTCCTGGTCCTCAGAGCCATGTATCATTGTGTTCCCTGGCAGTGACTGAAAGTAAATGTGCTCCTTTCTCACTTGAGCATCACCACTGAGGTGTGGCTCAAGTACTGCGAGTACCGAGTACCGCTACTAGTGGTTGCATGCCAGAGCAAATAAAccctctcagcagcagcaacagcacttGTTTTCTCTCACCATGCAAAACCTCAGCACCTGTAAACAACCCAGAGGAGAACATTAGCAGCGCAGGATCGGATTTGGAGCAGATCATCATATCAGACCATTTTTCAGGAGTATCAGAAGGACAGATTTTATATGACATTATAATGTTAGATTACTTTCTTGTAGCTTTTAACTCCCCACTACCAAGGACTTGTGCTAAGCCACAAATACAGGTCCTGAGAACTTCTCATCTGTGTAAGACAACTTCATTTTGGAGTAGAAGGCAAGCTCTTTATAGgaaatttgcagaaaatgacTCCTTTAGAAAGCTCTCTAGCAAAAGGTTCCTTCTCTCATtgtttctgaaagggaaaaaaagccacacttCCCCATAAAACCATCATCTCCAAATTCCtagcatgttttcctttttaagatgCAGATACGCAACCCATGCTAAGAGATTTCTGACGCTGAAGCCAATGAGGCCCTACTGTGATGCTGCCATTCTCTGGAGCAACTATCACCTTCCAcgggctggctggcagggggCAAGCGCCTAGCTCTAGCAGGATCACTAGCACCAGAGCTGGCTCTGAagatggcagagctggagccatgtgttttcatttcagcctgTGAAAGAGGCTGAAAAGCAGGAGCTCCCAGTTCCACCTTTGCCCTAAGGCTGTGGCAGTCAGGCCACACAGTGAAAATTGTTGTCGTTGCCAGCTGCCAAAGCGACATATCTGCCTTAGATAGTTATCACAGAAACCACTGCAGTATCAAAAATCTATAAAATCTGTTATTTCTGTGCCTTGTATGTTCCCACTCTCTAAGAAGAAACAGTGACtagaatgtgaaaaaaaccaaaaccccaaacaggaAAGGTGGTGTCCTTAGAGGGATGGTCACGGTTTTACAGTTTAGGCAGTTGTTTTCTTAGCAACCATTTagttgttttcagtttcttgtcgTTTagcttttgtttcaacatacaTCTCTGCACTGCACACAGATGAAAGGCCACAATGcatgctttggggtttttttaataattaattttttgctttccttttgtttgcagcagatggaacaaagaaaaagaaggtgatATCGCAGTCATTTACTCTGAGACGAAGCTCTACCAATGGGAATTCCCCAGGGCAGCTAGACTCAGGTGCCAAAATCGCTCTGTTTGGCCAGCCTCTGGCAATTATCTGTGGGGAAGATGACATGCTGCCCCAAGCAGTCCAGGTAAGCAAGCCTGGTGATAGTTATCAGACCTCTGACTTCCAGCGTGAGGCAGGATCCCCCTGGTACTTGTGCTGCAGCACCCAGGAGATAAGTTATTTTGGTgttaccaccaccaccccacccccccaccccccccaaaagcTCAGAGCCCATCCCAGATGTAGCAATGGCCATGTCTGCAGGTTTTGGCCAGTCCACCCAGCTGTTACTGGAAGTAACTTTGAGCAGAGACAACCCAGGACCAGGAATAGGAGAAGATCTGCTCCTTAGTATAAACATCTGTGATTctacagaagtaattttaattaatctttcaGCAGCACAAGCTTCCAAGGATCTCTGTATTCCCCTGAAAAAGGTGTTCAGCTATGGACTGCCACCGACAAATATCTAAACATTATCTTCTGGACAAAAATGGTCTTCCAACAATTCTCTCACTGAGTTGGCTTTTCCAAGAGATGTGCTTTTGTCTCTTCTAAGCAATATTACCTGGCTTGGGAAGGAAGGAATTTGAACTAAGACTCAAGCCatcctttatttccttctggaaGGAAGCAGGGATGACTCCACTGAAGTTAGTGGTATTCACCAGTCCAAAAAGAGGGTGCATTGGAGGAAAATCAGGTTATTGCCCCTGTAACCTACTTGGAGCAAGAATTAGATACTGACCTAATCAGAGCACAGTGTACCTCcagacaatttttcttctgtttctaaaGAAATGTTCACTTGCTAAAGGATCTTCCTTCACCCAAGTAACTTTCTCCcattctggtttgttttcttcccctgcagGATCTCCTAGCTATACTGTATATGAAAGGACCTTTCACTGAAGGGATATTCAGAAAAGCTGCCAATGAGAAAGCACGAAAGGAGTTGAAGGAGGACTTAAACAAAGGCGGGAGTGttgatttaaaaagcaaatctgtGCACCTGCTGGCGGTCGTCTTGAAGGTAAGCTCCTCTGACTTGAGGCAGTGGGAGGACATTGCTGTTCTGCACAGGCCCACTTCAGTGCCCAGAGCTGACCTAGGTGGGACTCCAAGCTAAAGCCAGAGAGAAGCCAGGCTTTATGTTTCAGGCAAAACATTTCAGGCTTAGGAAAGtttagcattttccttttccacattACTTCCAGTCCCCTTGTGCTGCTGATTTCCTGCCTGCCTACGGGAAACTCGTTTCATCCTCCTCTTCAGCATCCTCCCGGGGAGGAATACTGAGATTTATGGGTGAACGAAAAGCGGCTAGGAGCTGGGTCCTGTTGTTACCCCAGTGCAAGTGTAGTTGGCATGTACTTGTGCATTGCACTTGTGCCAGTGCTGATGCTCAGGTAGCTTAAGCCAGTGTGACTCCTAGTGAGCCCATGTTACAGTGATGCTCCCTCTGTGCTGAGGGGTAATGTCCAAAGCCTCATCCAAATCTCTTGGCCTTGCAGGACTTCCTCCGAAATATTCCCTCCAAACTCCTGTTGGCTGACCTCTATGAGAGGTGGATGCAAGCTCTGGAGAAGCcaagcaagcaggaaaaaattgaAGAATTGAAAGAGTAAGTTTTGCAACCAGGAAGTTTTGCAACCAGCCCCAATGTAATGGAGTGGCTGGCAGAGGCCAATGATGTCTCTCAAAATTAAGTcgtattttaaaaaagcctgcCATTTATATCAGCTTACTATTGCTCCATGGAGTTTGGTTTAGAGGGCTCTATCATCAGCACTTCCTGAAGTTATTTAAGATTGCTCCAAGAAATTACTAGTGTAGGAAGAGGTGAGAGGCTGCAGTGGCTCAGCTAGCATAGTCCCAGTGCTGTGGGACAGGCACTGACAGGGAGCCTTCACATCTGCTGCCAGTAAAGACGGGCACGTGGAGACCACTGCCATGTGGAGGCCTTTGAGAGCCGCACAGCACAACTGCAGGCTTGCACATGCCTTTCGGAAGCCTCCAGTGACATCTCCTGACGGCATCGCATCTACTCAAGGACGTGCACTGCTCTAATGCTTGCCTTTCAGTCAAGACCTTGTAATTCAAGATCTTAGAATTAACCACACACTCAGATGCTGTTGGGGATTTCTGAATGATACTTCTGCTAAGCAGTGAAAAAAGCACACGCTTGCCTCTTTCTGGAGGAAGCGTCATCTGGCTGAGTTCAGTTGAGACTCGCCTAAATAAAGAAGCAGCGGCTGCTGCACCATGAATTCACATcacattttgtttgtgttcaTGCAGGGTGGCTGACAAACTGCCTAGACCAAACCTGGTCTTGCTCAAGCACCTGCTCTCTCTGCTCCACCACATCAGCCAAAATGCCGACACCAACAGGATGGACTCCAGCAATCTGGCCATCTGCATCGGCCCAAACATGCTGAGCCCAGAGTCGGACAACACGCTCCCGCTGGAAGTGCAGAAGGAGATGAATGACAAGGTGTGTTGAACTCACCAGGCAGCCACCCGCTTCGAGGCAGCTCAGAGCCATCCATAGGGACCCCGCTGCCATGGCAAAAGCTGAACAAAGCAGCACCCCCACACATCGGGGATGCCCCTCAGCTCGGGCGCCTGCAACGTGATGGGCAAGGCTGCCCCTTCTCTCGCCGCCTCTGAGCAAAAGTAGCAgttgccctgcagccccctacgtcacagcacagctcctgaATGCCTGGCATGCAGGGGGCAAGGGGCACCCGGTGGCATTGCCACCATGGGCCCTCTGCACAGCGAGGCCAGGCCTGTGGCTGATGGCGTTTTGTCTGTATCGGGGCAGATCAATTCATCTGCAGCATCAGCCCTCACCCTCCAAAGTGGACTCACCCTCTGACTTTAAGCTAGGATTTTGGCAGAAAATACCCTGCTCTGTGCTTCCCTTCATACCAAgacagcaggcaggggcagaaAACACTGTTCAGTATGTTTTCAGCCCTTTTGACTGAAATAaccttttttctgtgtgcaggTGACAGTGTTGGTGGAGTTCCTCATAAATAACTGCTCAGAAATATTTGGGGACGACATtgccttccctgcctgtgccttCGCTGAGGAGTCACTGGAGCACACAGACAGCTCCACAGGTATGAAAACGTACTGAGGGTGTCACAgactggggctgctggggctaAGTTCTTTAATTTGATATGGGAATACATTTGTGGAAACACAGAGCTGTAGAGGGCTCAAGACACTTCTGCAATGCCCTTCTACAGGAACTCTTTCCGTGTAGTTCCCTTTCATCCTCAGATGGTCATTGAAAACTAACAGGTGCTTTATCCCCACAGAACACCTATGTGCTGCTCATCAGAATGACTCTGCCTATGACAGTCCAGACCCTGAAGCTGAAGGCAGCCCCCGTACCTCTCAGACGGAGCAGCCTAAAGGAAGGAGCACTAGTGTGAGCACAAGATATTCAACACACATCTCTACCCCTTCACTGACTAATTTCAGAAATGACATCAGGACAATGGACAGGAGGTACTCAGAGCCAGACCTGTCCTTCCAGAACCGCCTTGAAGGCAGGATAAGGAAACAGAAGCTAAATAAAAGTGAGGACAATTTTTCAGTTCAGCAGAAACGGCTAGGGTTGGAGGCACCGGAGAAACAGCTTGCAATCTTACCTTCACAATTATCAACTGACTCTCTACCCAAAACATCCTCCAGTTGCTCCCTGGAGAGCTCTGATGGCTCAGTCTTCACCAGCTCCCCAATAGTTTCACCTGCTAGTcccaaaaaaacctttttaaataGGCCCCAGTCCTTTTCCACCAAGGCCACCGAAGACTGCAGTATGCCTAGCAGAGAGATTAAAAAGCATTCCATGTCGTTCTCTTTCGCAAACCGCAGGAAAACACTACTAAAAACCCAGAGTTGGGGGCCTGGAAAAAATATGAGTTTTCAGAGAGACAATTTCACAAAGAAAGAAGACCAATTCTCCTGCAGAGTTGTCCAGCACAGCCCTCATGATAAAGAACCATTGCCTGTGGAGTACCAGCAAAGATCCCGTTTCAGGTCAGCTGATGAAGTGTTCAGAGAGGTAGACCAGAGGAATCCTGGAAGACCACCCTCTTACGAAGAGGCTACTAAAAACTGCCTGGCCACTAAAGTTCCTTCCCACAATCTCACAGTTCAAACTATGAGATTAAAGCTGTCAAACCAGGATGCTTTGTTGCCTCACCCATGCAGCAGCTGTGCGCAGGACACATGTATGACTCTAAGGGATGTACCCAGTGGCAGAGTTTCTGCAGTGAAGGATTCTGATGCGGAAACTGAAACCCTCAGTGTCACTGTAGGAATAAACTCTCGTGTGAGTTTACCTGTGACCCCGGGAGTCTACCGATTGAGAGCCATGTCTGAATCCTGTCAAAAGAACAAACTGGAGTATATGGCTCGGAGGTGCAGCCAGCCAGTTTTTGAGGTAGACCAGATCCAGTATGCGAAGGAATCCTATGTTTAAAAAGTTCATTCCTCCTCTTTGCAGTATACAAAGGAAGTATTGTAAAAGTAGACATCTTGCTCACCATTTGTAAGATTTTACTTTCAAGAGACCAAGAATAAGCTAACTCtgcattaacttttttttccttgaggcTTTCCTGAAGTGTCTGTCAGCTTGACATATCACATTCTTTCACCACAAGAGGTGGTGATGGGGAAAACCTGTGTATTACTATGTAAAAATGTAAGTGAACGTGCTGTACATAACCTGTTGTATGGGAAAACTAGTTAGTAGTTGATAAACAGTGTTGTATTTGTATCCCCAAAAGGACAATTAGAAGGTTAGCAGGTCCAAAAGCTGTTccaccttcctcttcttttctgtatGATCACAGACTCCAGGCCATTTGTCACGTGTGTGTGCCAGGCTGAAGGAatgctttgcttattttctgcattaaagaAGTGGGCTGAAAGTTACCCTAACCGGggaaaagctgctctgtcaaGCACTCTTCCATAAACCTCCTGTACCTGCTGCCATTCCCTCTTTCTGCTTGCTGGTGATGAGGATGATCTGACCACTAACCAGCATTCATGTTATATACCAAGCCTGTGTTTAGAGCCACCAAAGCCCTACAAGGTCATTAGGGGAATGTATCAAGTAAACCTCATGTGGCCTGAGGTGCTTTTTGCCTAAATAAACTGGACAGGCTAAGCAGAAAGAGTTTCTTTAGGCTGGATtttatgaggggaaaaaaccccaaacaataaaaactCCTGTAAAGAAACATTCTGTATTCCAGCTTTAAAAAGTTAA
Proteins encoded:
- the LOC102047038 gene encoding T-cell activation Rho GTPase-activating protein isoform X2; this translates as MKVLSSCNTSKTLNAGNMESLIEHQSEAEAKKCPTLVPADTEDGLYHSADGTKKKKVISQSFTLRRSSTNGNSPGQLDSGAKIALFGQPLAIICGEDDMLPQAVQDLLAILYMKGPFTEGIFRKAANEKARKELKEDLNKGGSVDLKSKSVHLLAVVLKDFLRNIPSKLLLADLYERWMQALEKPSKQEKIEELKEVADKLPRPNLVLLKHLLSLLHHISQNADTNRMDSSNLAICIGPNMLSPESDNTLPLEVQKEMNDKVTVLVEFLINNCSEIFGDDIAFPACAFAEESLEHTDSSTEHLCAAHQNDSAYDSPDPEAEGSPRTSQTEQPKGRSTSVSTRYSTHISTPSLTNFRNDIRTMDRRYSEPDLSFQNRLEGRIRKQKLNKSEDNFSVQQKRLGLEAPEKQLAILPSQLSTDSLPKTSSSCSLESSDGSVFTSSPIVSPASPKKTFLNRPQSFSTKATEDCSMPSREIKKHSMSFSFANRRKTLLKTQSWGPGKNMSFQRDNFTKKEDQFSCRVVQHSPHDKEPLPVEYQQRSRFRSADEVFREVDQRNPGRPPSYEEATKNCLATKVPSHNLTVQTMRLKLSNQDALLPHPCSSCAQDTCMTLRDVPSGRVSAVKDSDAETETLSVTVGINSRVSLPVTPGVYRLRAMSESCQKNKLEYMARRCSQPVFEVDQIQYAKESYV
- the LOC102047038 gene encoding T-cell activation Rho GTPase-activating protein isoform X3 codes for the protein MKVLSSCNTSKTLNAGNMESLIEHQSEAEAKKCPTLVPADTEDGLYHSAADGTKKKKVISQSFTLRRSSTNGNSPGQLDSGAKIALFGQPLAIICGEDDMLPQAVQDLLAILYMKGPFTEGIFRKAANEKARKELKEDLNKGGSVDLKSKSVHLLAVVLKDFLRNIPSKLLLADLYERWMQALEKPSKQEKIEELKEVADKLPRPNLVLLKHLLSLLHHISQNADTNRMDSSNLAICIGPNMLSPESDNTLPLEVQKEMNDKVC
- the LOC102047038 gene encoding T-cell activation Rho GTPase-activating protein isoform X1, with product MKVLSSCNTSKTLNAGNMESLIEHQSEAEAKKCPTLVPADTEDGLYHSAADGTKKKKVISQSFTLRRSSTNGNSPGQLDSGAKIALFGQPLAIICGEDDMLPQAVQDLLAILYMKGPFTEGIFRKAANEKARKELKEDLNKGGSVDLKSKSVHLLAVVLKDFLRNIPSKLLLADLYERWMQALEKPSKQEKIEELKEVADKLPRPNLVLLKHLLSLLHHISQNADTNRMDSSNLAICIGPNMLSPESDNTLPLEVQKEMNDKVTVLVEFLINNCSEIFGDDIAFPACAFAEESLEHTDSSTEHLCAAHQNDSAYDSPDPEAEGSPRTSQTEQPKGRSTSVSTRYSTHISTPSLTNFRNDIRTMDRRYSEPDLSFQNRLEGRIRKQKLNKSEDNFSVQQKRLGLEAPEKQLAILPSQLSTDSLPKTSSSCSLESSDGSVFTSSPIVSPASPKKTFLNRPQSFSTKATEDCSMPSREIKKHSMSFSFANRRKTLLKTQSWGPGKNMSFQRDNFTKKEDQFSCRVVQHSPHDKEPLPVEYQQRSRFRSADEVFREVDQRNPGRPPSYEEATKNCLATKVPSHNLTVQTMRLKLSNQDALLPHPCSSCAQDTCMTLRDVPSGRVSAVKDSDAETETLSVTVGINSRVSLPVTPGVYRLRAMSESCQKNKLEYMARRCSQPVFEVDQIQYAKESYV